The following coding sequences lie in one Betaproteobacteria bacterium genomic window:
- a CDS encoding ketoacyl-ACP synthase III, protein MSFSRIIGTGSYLPDRVVTNHDLEKVVDTNDEWIVSRTGIRERHYAADDQNASDLALEACKRALHAAHVHASEIDLIIVATSTPDMVFPSTACILQDKLGIKHSVAFDIQAVCSGFVFGLATADQFIRGGSYKCALVVGTEVFSRIMNWQDRSTCVLFGDGAGAVVLKASNAPGILTTHLHTDGSYRNMLCTPGTVENGKVRGSPMLTMEGGGVYKFAVKAFEEVAWEALNANGMQPDEIDWFICHQANRRIIMHAAKKLDLPDEKVVVTVDRHGNTSAASIPMALDVTVREGKIRAGDNVLLAALGGGFAWGAALLKW, encoded by the coding sequence ATGAGCTTTTCTCGCATCATCGGTACCGGTAGTTATTTGCCGGATCGCGTGGTCACCAACCACGATCTCGAAAAGGTCGTCGACACCAATGACGAGTGGATCGTCTCTCGCACAGGTATCCGTGAGCGCCATTACGCGGCAGATGACCAGAACGCGAGCGATCTGGCGCTGGAGGCCTGCAAGCGCGCCCTGCATGCGGCGCACGTGCACGCAAGCGAGATCGATCTGATCATCGTTGCGACGTCCACGCCCGATATGGTGTTTCCTTCAACGGCCTGCATTCTCCAGGACAAACTGGGAATCAAGCACAGTGTTGCATTCGATATCCAGGCGGTCTGTTCAGGCTTTGTGTTTGGTCTGGCGACGGCAGACCAGTTCATTCGCGGCGGGTCGTACAAGTGCGCGCTCGTGGTTGGCACCGAGGTATTTTCGCGCATCATGAACTGGCAGGATCGCAGCACATGTGTGCTGTTTGGGGATGGCGCCGGTGCAGTTGTTCTGAAAGCCTCCAACGCACCCGGCATCCTGACGACGCATCTGCACACTGACGGCAGCTACCGGAATATGTTGTGCACACCGGGGACCGTCGAGAACGGAAAAGTGCGCGGAAGTCCGATGTTGACCATGGAAGGCGGCGGCGTTTACAAGTTCGCTGTCAAGGCATTTGAAGAAGTCGCTTGGGAGGCCTTGAACGCAAACGGTATGCAGCCCGACGAGATCGATTGGTTCATCTGCCATCAAGCCAACCGTCGCATCATCATGCACGCGGCGAAGAAACTCGATTTACCGGACGAAAAAGTGGTGGTAACCGTGGATCGCCACGGCAACACGTCTGCCGCGTCGATCCCGATGGCGCTGGACGTTACAGTGCGCGAAGGAAAAATCCGGGCGGGTGATAACGTCCTGCTTGCAGCGCTTGGCGGCGGCTTTGCCTGGGGCGCGGCCTTGTTGAAATGGTAA
- a CDS encoding SAM-dependent methyltransferase codes for MNTNKRGTLFLIPVNLSEPFAPGVILPEEVIAIALRLDFYIAENAKTARAFLKALGVARPLQEVSIRELNTRTDKSELAELLHPLLAGNDVGLVSEAGAPGVADPGATIVELAHRQHINVMPLVGPSSILLGLMASGLNGQKFAFHGYLPQEKVARIKAIQELEQESRRRNMTQMFIETPYRNHALLGDLIATLTPATRLCVASDLTGPTQTIIQQPVAAWRKAPIDARRTPAMFLLLA; via the coding sequence ATGAACACAAACAAGCGCGGTACCTTGTTTCTCATTCCGGTGAACTTGTCCGAACCCTTCGCACCCGGCGTGATCCTGCCTGAAGAAGTGATCGCCATTGCTTTGCGGCTGGACTTCTACATTGCCGAAAATGCGAAGACGGCCCGTGCATTTCTGAAAGCACTGGGTGTCGCACGACCGCTACAGGAAGTGTCGATACGGGAGTTGAACACCCGCACAGACAAGAGTGAATTAGCCGAATTGCTCCATCCCCTGCTGGCGGGAAACGATGTTGGTCTGGTATCGGAGGCTGGCGCACCGGGCGTCGCCGATCCCGGCGCCACGATTGTTGAATTGGCGCATCGCCAACACATCAACGTCATGCCGCTGGTGGGGCCTTCGTCCATTCTGCTCGGACTCATGGCCTCCGGTCTCAATGGCCAGAAATTCGCCTTCCACGGCTATCTGCCACAGGAAAAGGTCGCGAGAATCAAGGCCATCCAGGAACTGGAACAGGAGTCCCGGCGCCGCAACATGACCCAGATGTTTATTGAAACGCCATATCGCAATCATGCCTTGCTGGGGGATTTGATTGCTACGTTGACACCGGCGACGCGGCTATGCGTCGCAAGCGATCTGACAGGGCCAACGCAAACCATCATTCAGCAACCGGTTGCCGCGTGGCGCAAGGCACCAATCGATGCGCGCAGGACTCCAGCGATGTTTCTGTTGCTAGCCTAA
- the maf gene encoding septum formation inhibitor Maf, with product MKKKIILASTSRYRAELLHRLQIQFEVARPNVDESPLPNENPAQTAERLSMAKARSVAKAFPGALIIGSDQVAELDGAPIGKPGNVSTARLQLRLMRGKSLVFHSGIALLNTETGNVQSSIVPTTVRFRQFSDAEIEHYLKHEDALDCAGSAKSEGLGIALIAEMHSADPTSLVGLPLITLANMLDNEGFGVLT from the coding sequence TTGAAGAAGAAAATTATCCTGGCATCGACCTCACGCTACCGCGCGGAATTACTGCATCGGCTGCAAATCCAGTTCGAAGTTGCCAGACCGAACGTCGATGAGTCACCCCTGCCGAATGAAAATCCTGCGCAAACAGCGGAACGACTCTCAATGGCAAAAGCCCGTAGTGTCGCGAAAGCGTTCCCCGGAGCGCTGATAATCGGTTCGGACCAGGTCGCTGAGTTGGATGGTGCGCCCATCGGCAAACCCGGCAATGTTTCGACTGCCCGCCTGCAACTACGCCTTATGCGCGGAAAGTCACTGGTTTTTCACAGCGGAATCGCGCTGCTCAATACCGAAACCGGAAACGTGCAGTCATCGATTGTCCCGACCACCGTGCGCTTTCGGCAGTTCTCGGACGCAGAAATCGAACATTATCTCAAACACGAGGACGCGCTGGATTGCGCCGGAAGTGCCAAGTCGGAAGGACTCGGCATTGCCTTGATAGCGGAAATGCACAGCGCTGATCCAACGTCTCTTGTCGGTTTGCCGTTGATTACACTCGCCAACATGCTCGATAACGAAGGCTTTGGTGTTCTGACATGA
- the fabG gene encoding 3-oxoacyl-ACP reductase FabG, whose translation MKLLEGQIALVTGASRGIGAAILHALGAEGATIVGTATSEGGATAIQRLIDDAGWQGAGMVLNVTNTAQCDAVIKAIEGRFGAVGVLVNNAGITRDTLLMRMKDEDWQEVIDTDLTSVFRLSRAVIKGMMKARGGRIINIGSVVGFMGNPGQVNYVAAKAGMVGFTKALAREVGSRNITVNCVAPGFIETDMTKSLAEAQVAKLVENVPLGRLGNVRDIAEAVLYLASPGASYVTGNTIHVNGGMHMG comes from the coding sequence ATGAAACTCCTCGAAGGACAAATCGCGCTGGTTACCGGCGCTTCGCGCGGCATTGGCGCGGCTATCCTGCATGCGCTTGGCGCGGAAGGCGCCACTATTGTCGGCACAGCGACTTCTGAGGGGGGGGCAACGGCCATTCAAAGACTGATTGATGACGCTGGCTGGCAGGGCGCGGGTATGGTGTTGAACGTAACCAACACGGCGCAATGCGACGCGGTCATCAAGGCGATTGAAGGAAGATTCGGCGCTGTAGGCGTCCTGGTCAATAACGCCGGCATCACTCGCGATACGCTGTTGATGCGCATGAAGGATGAAGACTGGCAGGAGGTTATTGATACCGACCTGACCTCCGTATTTCGCCTGTCACGTGCGGTGATCAAGGGCATGATGAAGGCGCGAGGCGGCCGCATAATCAATATTGGTTCCGTGGTCGGTTTCATGGGCAATCCAGGCCAGGTAAATTATGTCGCGGCGAAAGCGGGGATGGTCGGCTTTACCAAGGCGCTTGCTCGCGAGGTCGGAAGCCGCAATATCACCGTCAACTGCGTGGCACCCGGTTTTATTGAAACCGACATGACCAAGTCGCTCGCAGAAGCGCAGGTGGCAAAATTAGTGGAGAATGTGCCGCTGGGCCGACTGGGCAACGTCAGGGATATCGCCGAAGCCGTGCTTTATCTTGCATCGCCGGGCGCATCGTATGTAACCGGCAATACCATTCACGTCAATGGTGGCATGCATATGGGTTAG
- the fabD gene encoding ACP S-malonyltransferase → MSKFAIVFAGQGSQSIGMMAGFADMPVVQRTFEEGSDILGVDLWKLATEGPAEAQNQTINTQPLMLTAGVATFRAWQEAGGGQAAQYAGHSVGEYTALVAAGAMTFADVLPLVRYRAQAMQEAVPEGTGGIAAILGLDVKQIRAVCADAAHGEVLEAVNLNAPGQIVIAGHKSAVERGMALAKEHGAKRALMLPMSAPSHCTLMRPAAEKLAAYLQSVPCNVPATPVIQNADVQSFATAADIKYALFEQLFHPVRWIETIQVIAAEGVSSVVECVPGKVLTGLNKRIDRNLNCLAVTDSVSLIAAIAATRQ, encoded by the coding sequence ATGTCCAAATTCGCCATTGTCTTTGCGGGCCAAGGATCGCAATCGATTGGCATGATGGCGGGTTTTGCGGACATGCCTGTCGTGCAGCGGACGTTTGAGGAAGGCTCGGACATTCTTGGCGTCGATTTGTGGAAGCTGGCGACCGAAGGGCCGGCTGAAGCACAGAATCAAACGATCAATACCCAGCCGCTGATGCTCACGGCTGGCGTGGCCACATTCCGCGCTTGGCAGGAAGCGGGAGGTGGTCAGGCAGCCCAATATGCCGGCCACAGCGTGGGCGAGTACACCGCGTTGGTCGCAGCCGGCGCGATGACCTTTGCAGATGTGCTGCCACTGGTCCGTTATCGCGCGCAGGCCATGCAGGAAGCAGTGCCGGAAGGCACGGGTGGCATCGCGGCAATACTGGGCCTGGACGTCAAGCAGATTCGCGCTGTTTGTGCGGATGCCGCCCATGGCGAGGTGCTGGAAGCGGTGAATCTGAATGCGCCCGGGCAGATCGTCATTGCCGGCCACAAATCGGCAGTGGAACGCGGCATGGCGCTTGCCAAGGAACATGGCGCCAAGCGCGCACTGATGTTGCCGATGAGCGCGCCTTCGCATTGCACCTTGATGCGCCCGGCGGCGGAAAAATTGGCCGCCTACCTGCAGAGTGTGCCTTGCAACGTCCCCGCAACGCCGGTCATCCAGAATGCGGATGTGCAGTCATTCGCGACTGCCGCCGACATCAAATACGCGCTGTTCGAGCAGTTGTTTCACCCGGTCCGCTGGATCGAAACGATTCAGGTCATCGCGGCCGAGGGCGTGAGTAGCGTTGTCGAATGCGTGCCCGGCAAGGTTCTGACCGGCCTGAACAAGCGTATCGACAGGAACCTGAACTGCCTCGCCGTCACCGATTCCGTCTCGCTGATAGCGGCGATCGCGGCAACGCGTCAATAA
- the rpmF gene encoding 50S ribosomal protein L32, with protein MAVQQNKKSPSKRGMHRAHDFLAMPALAVEPTTGETHLRHHISPTGYYRGRKVIKTKADE; from the coding sequence ATGGCAGTCCAACAGAACAAAAAATCCCCGTCCAAGCGTGGCATGCATCGCGCGCATGACTTCCTGGCCATGCCGGCGCTGGCAGTCGAACCTACCACGGGCGAGACACATTTGCGTCATCACATCAGCCCGACTGGTTACTATCGCGGTCGCAAGGTCATCAAGACCAAGGCTGACGAATAA
- the fabF gene encoding beta-ketoacyl-ACP synthase II: MSKRRVVITGLGIVSPIGNGIAEAWDNAINGRNGIGPITHFDASMLPTRFAGEVKNFNPADWMSAKEVRRMDAFIHYGVAATKMAIDDAGLVITDENAERIGVNVGSGIGGLPMIEHNIREMIDKGPRRISPFFVPGSIVNMVAGMISIHYGLKGPNVSMVSACSTSTHCIGEAARFIEYGDAEVMIAGGAEACVSMSGIGGFCSIKALSERNDSPETASRPWDRDRDGFVLGEGAGILILESYEHATARGARIYGELAGMGMSADAYHMTSPSMDGPRRGMLAALRNGSVNADQVQYINAHGTSTPLGDKNETDALKAAFGDHAYKMVVNSTKSMTGHLLGAAGGIEAVFTTLAVHHQISPPTINIVNQDPECDLDYCANMAREMKIDVALSNSFGFGGTNGTIVVKKFA, encoded by the coding sequence ATGTCAAAAAGACGCGTAGTTATCACGGGTCTCGGTATTGTCTCGCCCATAGGAAATGGTATTGCGGAGGCGTGGGATAACGCGATCAATGGTCGTAACGGAATCGGGCCCATTACGCATTTTGATGCGTCCATGTTGCCAACCCGCTTTGCCGGTGAAGTGAAAAACTTCAATCCGGCCGACTGGATGTCTGCCAAGGAAGTGCGACGCATGGATGCATTCATCCACTACGGCGTCGCGGCGACCAAAATGGCAATCGATGATGCGGGCCTGGTCATAACCGACGAAAATGCCGAGCGAATCGGTGTGAACGTGGGTTCGGGGATCGGTGGCTTGCCGATGATCGAACATAATATTCGCGAGATGATTGACAAGGGGCCGCGCCGTATTTCTCCATTCTTTGTGCCGGGCTCGATTGTCAACATGGTCGCCGGAATGATCTCCATTCACTACGGCTTGAAGGGGCCGAACGTGTCGATGGTGTCGGCTTGCTCAACATCGACGCATTGTATCGGTGAGGCGGCACGATTCATTGAATACGGTGATGCGGAAGTGATGATTGCCGGCGGGGCTGAGGCTTGTGTGAGCATGTCCGGCATCGGTGGATTCTGCTCGATCAAAGCGCTCTCGGAGCGTAACGATTCGCCGGAAACCGCCAGCCGGCCTTGGGATCGGGACCGTGATGGTTTCGTGCTCGGCGAAGGCGCGGGCATTTTGATCCTGGAATCGTATGAACACGCCACGGCTCGTGGTGCGCGCATTTATGGCGAATTGGCCGGCATGGGCATGAGTGCCGACGCCTATCACATGACTTCGCCAAGCATGGATGGACCACGTCGTGGCATGCTGGCGGCGTTGCGTAACGGCAGCGTCAACGCCGATCAGGTTCAGTACATCAACGCACATGGCACTTCCACGCCGCTGGGCGACAAGAATGAAACCGATGCCTTGAAGGCCGCCTTTGGCGATCACGCGTACAAAATGGTGGTGAATTCAACCAAGTCCATGACCGGGCATCTGCTGGGTGCCGCGGGAGGAATCGAGGCGGTATTCACTACGCTCGCGGTTCATCACCAGATTTCGCCACCGACCATCAATATCGTCAATCAGGATCCGGAATGCGATCTCGATTACTGCGCCAATATGGCACGGGAAATGAAGATCGACGTGGCGCTTTCGAATTCATTCGGCTTCGGCGGCACAAACGGCACAATTGTCGTCAAGAAATTCGCTTAG
- a CDS encoding PAS domain S-box protein, whose translation MNLRIIACFAAITLVVALLIGLVAVRIGADSGLPVDVADRMRGELLWWGFGAVLLSALLGAIFARQIGEPIRRLTERLQQEDFRDFAVGTGKHREYAELEHLSRTIRRLAESVAAREAELSESERKFREAFDLVGVGLTQIDRDGCFTLVNRRFCEMLGYTREELIGKRFVDVTHPDDQRDDEALIHNTVELRRAAPIAKEKRYVRKDGSVMWAQRSGVIVRDAAGEPIYALGSIEDISQYRASQETLQTLNESLKAVVETSPLAIYSVTPKGVVTLWNPAAETMFGVSTEQALGNGSPLVAQGNADKALELRRRVMAGETIFNYEITRKRSNGAEVEISISAAPMRGASQEIIGVLVICSDITSLKETSRALDQQLHFTQELLEVMPSPIFYRRAEGAYLGFNRAWELFFSKRREEWIGKRPHDLLRAEVATVAEIEDREVISTGRTLVTQDVVKDGRGMERHIVRHISQFTDAGGRPAGVIGVLTDITDFKQVAEALEASEGRFKALTESAMDIVTVLDADGVIRYQSPSVKHLLGYAPEAMIGVSQFDLVHRDDAEAMRDTFRELLTRGQMDRAIEFRVVRSDGEWRTLEAIGKNCLDVPEVRGVIVNTRDITDRKNIEKRIQHLAFHDALTGLPNRSLMQDRVSQAIGRAERSGKRFAVMFIDIDNFKNINDTLGHDVGDELLRQVAERLIDSVRTHDTIARQGGDEFIVLLDELEGHQGATRVAQKILEALRAPFQIGGADQHVSGSIGIALYPDDGRDPPTLLKNADTAMFHGKALGKNTYQFFTPQMNIVVKRRAAMESSLRAAVKNGDFTLVYQPQIDLNTGEIIAFEALVRWVSEDSGTMMPGEFIPLAEETGLINEIGEWVLREACRQAVAWRKEGYPQRRMAINLSARQLTDKGFVELLVGILAETGLDADSLELEITESQVMRQGEVSVMLLNEIAGMGVHLAVDDFGTGYSSLSYLKRLPIGKLKIDQSFVRDITVDPNDTAIVVAIISMARSLDLDIIAEGIETSGQLTLLRAKGCSVGQGFYFSVPMSADDLVPILAKKSIFEQSAAALAT comes from the coding sequence ATGAACCTGCGAATCATCGCCTGCTTTGCAGCGATCACACTCGTGGTTGCCCTGTTGATCGGTCTCGTTGCAGTTCGAATTGGCGCGGACAGCGGCCTGCCCGTTGACGTCGCCGATCGCATGCGCGGTGAGTTGCTTTGGTGGGGATTCGGCGCAGTGTTGCTGTCGGCGCTGCTTGGAGCGATCTTTGCCCGTCAAATAGGTGAACCAATTCGCAGGTTGACTGAACGCCTGCAGCAAGAGGACTTTCGCGATTTCGCCGTGGGCACCGGCAAGCACCGCGAGTATGCCGAACTCGAGCACCTCAGCCGCACTATTCGCCGGCTGGCGGAATCCGTGGCGGCAAGAGAGGCTGAACTATCCGAAAGTGAACGAAAATTCCGGGAGGCGTTTGATCTCGTCGGCGTCGGATTGACGCAGATAGATCGCGATGGGTGCTTTACGCTGGTCAACAGACGTTTTTGTGAAATGCTTGGCTACACCCGGGAAGAACTTATCGGCAAACGATTTGTTGACGTCACTCACCCTGACGATCAGCGCGACGATGAGGCGTTGATCCACAATACCGTCGAACTCAGGAGAGCCGCGCCGATTGCGAAAGAAAAGCGCTATGTGCGCAAAGATGGGTCGGTAATGTGGGCGCAGCGATCCGGTGTCATCGTGCGCGATGCCGCCGGCGAGCCAATATACGCACTGGGCTCGATTGAAGATATCTCGCAATATCGCGCATCCCAGGAAACGCTGCAGACGCTCAACGAATCACTGAAGGCGGTGGTCGAAACATCGCCTCTCGCCATTTACTCGGTGACGCCCAAAGGCGTTGTCACGCTCTGGAATCCGGCTGCGGAGACGATGTTCGGAGTAAGTACCGAACAGGCGCTTGGTAATGGCTCGCCGCTTGTCGCCCAGGGCAACGCCGACAAGGCGCTGGAATTGCGTCGGCGAGTCATGGCGGGTGAGACAATTTTCAACTACGAGATCACCCGCAAGCGAAGCAATGGCGCCGAAGTGGAAATCAGTATCTCGGCCGCACCGATGCGTGGTGCATCGCAGGAGATTATTGGTGTGCTGGTTATTTGCAGCGACATCACAAGCCTCAAGGAAACGTCGCGTGCGCTGGATCAGCAGCTGCATTTCACCCAGGAGTTGCTGGAAGTCATGCCCTCGCCGATTTTCTATCGGCGCGCGGAAGGTGCGTATCTGGGTTTCAATCGCGCGTGGGAGCTGTTCTTTTCCAAGAGGCGCGAAGAATGGATCGGCAAGCGGCCGCACGATTTGCTTCGAGCCGAAGTTGCCACGGTGGCGGAGATCGAGGATCGCGAAGTAATCTCTACCGGCAGGACATTGGTCACGCAAGATGTCGTGAAAGACGGACGCGGCATGGAGCGTCATATCGTCAGGCACATAAGCCAGTTCACCGATGCGGGTGGTCGCCCCGCTGGCGTGATTGGCGTGTTGACCGATATCACCGATTTCAAACAGGTTGCGGAAGCGCTGGAAGCTTCGGAAGGGCGTTTCAAGGCGTTGACCGAGAGCGCAATGGACATTGTCACCGTGCTGGACGCGGATGGCGTGATCCGATACCAAAGTCCATCGGTGAAACACTTGCTGGGCTATGCACCCGAGGCAATGATCGGCGTTTCACAATTCGATCTGGTGCATCGCGATGACGCCGAGGCCATGCGGGATACATTTCGCGAATTGCTGACGCGCGGTCAGATGGATCGTGCCATCGAATTTCGTGTCGTCCGAAGCGACGGTGAATGGCGCACTTTGGAGGCGATTGGCAAGAACTGCCTCGACGTGCCCGAGGTGCGGGGAGTGATCGTTAACACGCGCGACATCACCGATCGCAAGAATATTGAAAAGCGTATCCAGCATTTGGCGTTTCACGATGCGCTCACTGGACTGCCGAACCGATCGTTGATGCAGGATCGCGTTTCGCAGGCGATTGGCCGCGCGGAGCGCTCCGGCAAGCGGTTTGCGGTGATGTTCATCGATATTGACAACTTCAAGAATATCAACGACACGCTCGGTCATGATGTGGGTGACGAGTTGTTGCGCCAGGTGGCGGAAAGGTTGATCGATTCGGTGCGCACCCATGACACCATCGCACGCCAAGGGGGGGATGAATTTATTGTGCTGCTGGATGAACTTGAAGGACACCAGGGCGCGACCCGTGTAGCGCAAAAAATCCTGGAGGCACTGCGTGCGCCATTCCAGATTGGCGGAGCGGACCAACATGTGTCGGGCTCCATCGGTATCGCTTTGTATCCTGATGATGGTCGCGACCCGCCCACGCTGCTCAAGAACGCCGATACCGCGATGTTCCATGGCAAAGCCCTGGGGAAGAACACCTATCAGTTTTTCACGCCGCAAATGAACATTGTCGTCAAGCGTCGTGCGGCCATGGAATCCAGCCTGCGGGCCGCCGTCAAGAATGGCGATTTCACGCTTGTTTACCAGCCGCAGATTGATCTAAATACCGGTGAAATTATCGCGTTTGAAGCGCTGGTGCGATGGGTGTCCGAGGATAGCGGCACCATGATGCCCGGCGAGTTCATTCCTCTTGCCGAGGAAACCGGGCTAATAAATGAAATCGGCGAATGGGTGCTGCGGGAGGCTTGCCGGCAAGCTGTTGCCTGGCGGAAGGAGGGCTATCCGCAACGAAGAATGGCAATAAATCTTTCTGCGCGCCAATTGACCGATAAGGGTTTCGTCGAATTGCTGGTTGGAATTCTCGCGGAAACGGGACTGGACGCAGACTCGCTTGAACTGGAAATCACCGAGAGCCAGGTCATGCGGCAGGGTGAAGTCAGCGTCATGCTGCTCAATGAAATTGCCGGAATGGGCGTGCATCTCGCGGTGGATGATTTTGGCACCGGATACTCCAGCCTTTCGTATCTGAAACGCTTGCCCATCGGCAAGTTGAAAATTGATCAGAGTTTTGTCCGCGATATCACTGTCGATCCAAACGACACGGCCATCGTGGTCGCCATCATCAGCATGGCCCGAAGTCTGGACCTCGATATCATTGCCGAAGGTATTGAGACGTCCGGGCAATTGACGCTATTGCGCGCCAAAGGTTGCAGCGTGGGCCAGGGGTTCTATTTCAGCGTGCCGATGTCGGCGGATGATCTCGTGCCAATTCTTGCGAAGAAATCGATTTTCGAGCAATCAGCGGCCGCGCTGGCTACTTGA
- the plsX gene encoding phosphate acyltransferase PlsX translates to MQTTIAIDAMGGDNGPSATIPAAMQFLGRSNDCRVLLVGKPEVIQAELKRAHSDDVVGRQSARLKIVEATEVVGMDEDIRSAIRNKKNSSMRIAIDLVKSGDAHACVSAGNTGALMGTAKFVLKTLPGIDRPAICAALPTRHGVVYVLDLGANAQCTSEHLLQFAIMGAMLCTAVEGKENPTVGLLNIGSEDIKGNESVKAAGELLKASHLNFFGNIEGTDIYKGTTDVVVCDGFVGNVMLKTSEGMAKMMGDFLKAEYANGLYSKLAAAISLPVIRRFRHRMDHRRYNGAALLGLRGVVVKSHGSADAFSFSHALSRAATEVEHGLLGLITTEIERLHAEGLMVPQKPMMEAIAI, encoded by the coding sequence ATGCAGACCACCATAGCAATCGATGCGATGGGCGGCGACAACGGCCCATCGGCAACCATTCCGGCGGCAATGCAATTTCTCGGTCGTTCAAACGACTGCCGGGTGTTGCTGGTCGGCAAGCCGGAGGTCATTCAAGCCGAACTCAAGCGCGCCCACTCCGATGATGTGGTGGGGCGGCAGTCGGCGCGGCTGAAGATCGTCGAAGCCACCGAAGTTGTCGGTATGGACGAAGATATTCGCTCGGCAATTCGCAATAAGAAAAATTCCTCAATGCGCATTGCAATTGACTTGGTGAAATCCGGCGATGCGCACGCATGCGTATCGGCCGGCAACACTGGCGCGCTGATGGGTACCGCCAAATTTGTGCTCAAGACCCTGCCTGGCATCGACCGGCCCGCTATTTGCGCGGCGCTGCCGACGCGGCACGGTGTCGTTTACGTGCTTGACCTTGGCGCCAACGCGCAGTGCACATCCGAGCACCTGCTGCAATTTGCGATTATGGGCGCAATGCTGTGCACCGCAGTCGAAGGCAAAGAGAATCCCACGGTAGGCCTCCTGAATATTGGATCCGAGGACATCAAAGGCAATGAGAGTGTCAAGGCGGCGGGCGAACTGCTCAAGGCCAGCCACCTCAATTTTTTCGGCAATATTGAAGGCACTGATATCTACAAAGGCACTACAGACGTCGTGGTATGCGATGGGTTTGTTGGCAATGTCATGCTGAAGACATCCGAAGGCATGGCCAAGATGATGGGTGACTTTCTCAAAGCTGAATATGCGAACGGCCTCTATAGCAAGCTGGCCGCCGCGATTTCCCTTCCCGTCATCCGGCGATTCCGCCATCGCATGGATCACCGGCGATACAATGGCGCTGCGTTGTTGGGTTTGCGGGGCGTGGTGGTGAAAAGTCATGGCTCTGCCGACGCGTTTTCTTTCTCCCATGCGTTAAGCCGCGCTGCGACTGAGGTTGAGCATGGGTTGCTGGGCTTGATTACCACAGAGATCGAACGCCTCCACGCGGAAGGTTTGATGGTGCCGCAAAAACCGATGATGGAAGCGATTGCCATATGA
- the acpP gene encoding acyl carrier protein, producing MDNIEARVKKIVAEQLGVAEADIKNDSSFVEDLGADSLDNVELVMALEEEFETEIPDEAAEKITNVQQAVDYISANLKK from the coding sequence ATGGATAACATCGAAGCGCGCGTCAAGAAAATCGTGGCGGAACAACTCGGCGTCGCCGAAGCCGACATCAAGAACGATTCGTCGTTCGTGGAAGACCTGGGCGCGGACTCGCTCGACAACGTTGAACTCGTCATGGCGCTTGAGGAAGAGTTCGAGACCGAAATCCCCGACGAGGCTGCCGAAAAAATTACAAACGTCCAGCAAGCGGTTGATTACATCAGCGCGAACCTGAAGAAATAG